From Pempheris klunzingeri isolate RE-2024b chromosome 16, fPemKlu1.hap1, whole genome shotgun sequence, a single genomic window includes:
- the rpl14 gene encoding large ribosomal subunit protein eL14, producing the protein MVFKRFVEIGRVAYVSFGSHSGKLVAIVDVIDQNRALVDGPCTGVKRQAMPFKCMQLTDYVIKVPHSARQKFVRRAWEKAEVSQKWAESSWAKKIEARHKRAKMSDFDRYKVMKAKRMRNKIIRHEVKKLQKETAKK; encoded by the exons ATG gTGTTCAAACGCTTCGTCGAGATCGGCCGCGTTGCCTACGTCTCTTTCGGATCCCATAGTGGCAAGCTGGTGGCCATCGTAGATGTCATCGACCAAAACAGG GCTCTTGTTGATGGTCCCTGCACAGGCGTGAAGAGGCAAGCCATGCCCTTCAAGTGCATGCAGCTCACGGACTATGTCATCAAAGTACCTCACAG TGCCCGCCAGAAGTTCGTGAGGAGAGCCTGGGAGAAGGCTGAAGTCAGCCAGAAGTGGGCGGAAAGCAGCTGGGCCAAGAAGATCGAGGCAAGACATAAG AGGGCCAAGATGTCTGACTTTGACCGCTACAAGGTGATGAAGGCCAAGAGGATG agaAACAAGATCATCAGGCACGAGGTGAAGAAGCTCCAGAAGGAGACAGCAAAGAAGTGA
- the LOC139215432 gene encoding uncharacterized protein encodes MMPAECCCNATGNSRMDRGHRPTSRKRARMEDDSLSDNQWAKQLFGFPQSNGIKDYLKEVLDRVSKSKRRTVNLKKPAGSTWRIGDVDDTIYREDVDEVDDWGKVYLPNVVSMQVVGVVEGTSCPCDQLVLMTCEDRKVYAYDGEDLHVAASSFKQLLDEGIEYPASKIYYDGEAFKDMTEENWAKVKEGPVGKRLDQEHHQLVTANKSRFLENLRSIRPCTGVIC; translated from the exons ATGATGCCAGCG GAGTGTTGCTGCAACGCCACAGGTAACTCGAGGATGGATCGAGGACATAGGCCTACCAGCAGAAAA AGAGCCAGAATGGAGGATGATTCACTGAGCGACAACCA ATGGGCAAAGCAGCTGTTTGGTTTCCCACAGAGCAACGGAATAAAAG ATTATTTGAAAGAGGTGTTAGATCGTGTGTCCAAATCGAAACGCCGGACCGTGAACTTAAAGAAACCAGCTGGATCCACATGGAGGATAGGAGACGTGGACGACACCATTTACAGAGAGGATGTCGATGAGGTGGACGATTGGGGAAAAGTCTACCTTCCCAACGTAGTTAGCATGCAGGTTGTCGGCGTAGTGGAGGGGACCTCGTGCCCGTGTGACCAGCTCGTTCTGATGACCTGTGAGGACAGAAAGGTGTATGCCTACGATGGAGAGGATCTGCATGTGGCGGCTTCAAGCTTCAAGCAGCTATTGGACGAGGGAATAGAGTATCCAGCATCCAAGATCTATTACGATGGGGAGGCCTTCAAAGATATG ACAGAGGAGAACTGGGCAAAAGTGAAGGAGGGACCTGTGGGGAAGAGGTTGGACCAAGAGCATCATCAACTGGTTACAGCGAACAAGTCGAGATTCCTGGAGAATCTCAGATCCATCAGACCCTGCACAG gAGTCATCTGCTGA